From Synechococcus sp. A10-1-5-1, a single genomic window includes:
- a CDS encoding efflux RND transporter permease subunit, translating to MSLSDRFIKRPVLTTVCSILIVLVGVIAIPTLPIENLPNIAPPQIQVSANYGGANSLVTEQAVTNVLEQQINGVPGAAYISSVTTNTGASTVNVFFDEGTDINIDQVNVQNRVSLAMPQLPSQVSSTGVSVIQTTPSILLAYQVSSAEGQFDRAYLNGLIYEQLYYQLERIPGVAQATLFGGSNPAFWLFVDPNKLTANQLTADQVVSAVRSQNAVAIGGLVGGPPAGGNQLFTYPILVEDNGNLVSVDQLNQLIVGRSPQGNLLRLQDVGEATYGFNTFATQGSDIHGYPAITVGVYQTPDSNALQVSEAVVNLMEQFRAQVPPGVTVQQIYNVGQFIESAVGGVTDALGLAIVLVLVILFLFLQDWRATVVPSLAIPISLVGTFAFMKAFGFSINQLTLLGLVLATGLVVDDAIVVIEAVAKNLEQGMKPRQAALECMGELIGAIIASSLVLMAVFVPVAFYPGGIGIIYKQFALTIAFSIAISTFNALTFSPMMAGLILKTEKPPRPEGWRWTVAGLVIGLGFGKFSAASFGPLAYVVGIAGFGFAGSRLALIFDRFNAFFARLEQGYGRLLHWLIDRRRWILMSLGAGIVTTAIAFNALPTAFIPEEDQGYGLGIFQLQNGASLSQTQQVGMQIAEVLKQEKNITAASVISGAGFNGNSPDQGLFFFGLKPLDERSGSQNKAPAIVDRLNAKLSRFSSGLAAASQPPAIPGFSAQGGFYFQFNDLSNGAYTFTQLDQLAEQLVSQGQASGDYANLYTQFVPSAPAFGLKIDRSILGALNVDFQQAMQTIAVLAGGNYSGLTYESGQVRNIYVQAEPSGRQGLENILSYYVRNRDNKLVQVSEFASSELSSAPPVISHYNLYRTVLIQGVQALGKSSGQALTAIQQQFKALDFNNIGYAFTGIAALQLSAGSASVLVFGLGILFVYLVLSAQYESYVTPVIILMTVPLAMLGALAFLSLRSIDLNIYAQVGLVTLIGLAAKNGILIVEVAEQHLESGMSYGEAAIAAAESRMRPILMTAIASLAGFFPLVVATTAGANSQQSLGTVIFGGLLVATVLSLGVVPPFYVAIKNLEERWFGVQAARG from the coding sequence ATGTCGCTTTCGGATCGATTTATCAAGCGCCCGGTGCTCACCACGGTGTGCAGCATCTTGATCGTTCTGGTGGGAGTCATTGCGATCCCCACCCTGCCGATTGAAAACCTGCCCAACATTGCGCCACCTCAGATTCAGGTGAGTGCCAACTACGGGGGTGCGAACTCCCTGGTGACCGAACAGGCGGTGACCAACGTCTTGGAACAGCAGATCAACGGGGTGCCGGGGGCGGCCTACATCTCCTCGGTGACGACCAACACCGGCGCCAGCACGGTCAACGTCTTTTTTGACGAGGGAACTGACATCAACATTGACCAGGTCAATGTGCAAAACCGGGTGTCCTTGGCGATGCCCCAGCTCCCATCGCAGGTGAGCAGCACCGGGGTCTCGGTGATTCAAACCACCCCTTCGATTCTGCTGGCCTACCAGGTGTCGTCGGCTGAGGGGCAGTTCGATCGTGCCTACCTCAATGGGCTGATTTACGAGCAGCTCTACTACCAACTCGAGCGCATCCCTGGGGTTGCCCAAGCGACCCTCTTCGGTGGGAGTAATCCAGCCTTTTGGCTATTCGTCGATCCCAACAAGCTCACCGCCAATCAGTTGACTGCCGACCAAGTGGTCAGTGCCGTACGCAGTCAGAACGCGGTGGCGATTGGTGGCTTGGTGGGTGGCCCACCGGCCGGTGGCAACCAGCTCTTCACCTATCCGATCTTGGTGGAGGACAACGGCAACTTGGTCTCGGTTGACCAGCTCAACCAATTGATCGTCGGTCGCTCTCCCCAGGGCAATCTGCTGCGATTACAAGATGTCGGTGAAGCGACCTATGGCTTCAACACGTTTGCGACGCAGGGGAGTGATATCCATGGCTACCCCGCGATCACGGTTGGCGTCTATCAGACCCCGGATAGCAACGCCTTGCAGGTGAGCGAGGCGGTGGTGAACCTGATGGAGCAGTTCCGTGCTCAGGTTCCCCCGGGCGTGACGGTTCAGCAGATCTACAACGTCGGTCAGTTCATTGAGTCGGCGGTTGGTGGGGTGACCGACGCCTTGGGTCTGGCCATTGTGCTGGTGCTCGTGATCCTGTTTCTGTTCTTGCAGGACTGGCGCGCCACGGTGGTTCCGAGCCTGGCGATTCCCATCTCTTTGGTGGGGACCTTTGCCTTCATGAAGGCCTTTGGCTTCTCGATCAATCAGCTCACCTTGCTCGGCTTGGTCTTGGCCACCGGCTTGGTGGTGGATGACGCGATTGTCGTGATCGAAGCGGTGGCCAAAAACCTGGAACAGGGGATGAAGCCGCGGCAGGCCGCCCTGGAGTGTATGGGCGAGTTGATCGGAGCGATCATTGCGTCGTCGCTGGTGCTGATGGCGGTATTTGTGCCGGTGGCCTTCTACCCAGGCGGTATCGGCATCATCTACAAGCAGTTCGCCTTAACGATTGCGTTCTCGATTGCGATCTCGACGTTCAACGCCCTGACCTTCTCGCCGATGATGGCGGGCCTGATTTTGAAGACTGAGAAGCCTCCCCGTCCCGAAGGTTGGCGTTGGACCGTGGCGGGGCTGGTGATTGGCCTTGGCTTTGGCAAATTCAGTGCCGCCTCCTTTGGCCCCCTGGCCTATGTGGTGGGGATTGCAGGGTTTGGCTTTGCCGGCAGTCGACTGGCGTTGATTTTTGATCGCTTCAATGCTTTTTTTGCTCGCTTAGAGCAGGGCTATGGCCGTTTACTTCACTGGCTAATTGACCGCCGGCGTTGGATTTTGATGAGCTTGGGGGCTGGGATTGTCACCACAGCGATCGCCTTCAACGCGCTGCCAACGGCGTTCATCCCTGAGGAGGATCAGGGCTATGGCTTGGGGATTTTCCAGCTGCAGAACGGAGCCTCTCTCTCTCAAACCCAACAGGTGGGCATGCAGATCGCCGAGGTTCTCAAACAGGAGAAGAACATCACCGCCGCCAGTGTGATCAGCGGGGCTGGGTTCAACGGCAATAGCCCTGATCAAGGTTTGTTCTTTTTTGGTCTGAAGCCATTGGATGAGCGCTCTGGCTCCCAAAACAAAGCACCCGCGATCGTCGATCGGCTGAATGCCAAGTTGTCCCGTTTCAGCAGTGGCTTAGCTGCCGCCTCTCAGCCTCCAGCCATTCCAGGGTTCTCTGCTCAGGGGGGCTTCTATTTCCAGTTCAACGATCTCAGCAACGGTGCCTATACATTCACCCAGTTGGATCAACTGGCGGAACAGCTGGTGAGCCAGGGGCAGGCCAGTGGCGACTACGCCAACCTCTATACCCAGTTCGTTCCCAGCGCTCCAGCCTTTGGTCTGAAGATTGATCGTTCGATTCTGGGTGCGCTCAATGTCGATTTTCAGCAGGCGATGCAAACGATCGCCGTCTTGGCAGGGGGTAACTATTCAGGTCTGACCTACGAGAGCGGTCAGGTGCGCAACATCTACGTCCAGGCCGAGCCATCTGGCCGCCAAGGGCTGGAGAACATCCTGAGCTACTACGTCCGCAACCGCGACAACAAGTTGGTCCAGGTCTCAGAGTTCGCGTCCTCTGAACTCTCCAGTGCCCCGCCAGTCATCAGTCATTACAACCTGTACCGAACGGTCTTGATTCAGGGTGTTCAAGCCTTGGGCAAGAGTTCCGGTCAGGCCTTGACGGCTATTCAACAGCAATTCAAGGCCCTGGATTTCAACAACATCGGCTATGCCTTCACGGGGATTGCGGCGCTGCAGCTCTCGGCCGGCAGTGCCAGTGTGTTGGTCTTTGGCCTCGGGATTTTGTTTGTGTATCTCGTGCTGTCGGCGCAGTACGAGAGCTATGTCACCCCGGTGATCATCTTGATGACCGTGCCCCTGGCGATGTTGGGCGCCTTGGCCTTCCTCTCGCTGCGCTCGATTGATCTCAACATCTATGCCCAAGTGGGCTTGGTGACCTTGATTGGTTTGGCCGCGAAGAATGGCATCCTGATTGTCGAGGTGGCTGAGCAGCACCTCGAATCGGGGATGTCCTACGGCGAAGCGGCCATCGCTGCGGCTGAGTCCAGGATGCGGCCGATCTTGATGACCGCCATTGCTTCTTTGGCGGGGTTCTTCCCTTTGGTTGTGGCCACAACAGCCGGTGCCAACAGTCAACAATCGCTTGGCACCGTCATCTTCGGCGGTCTGTTGGTCGCCACGGTGCTCTCCCTTGGCGTCGTGCCGCCGTTCTATGTCGCGATCAAAAACCTGGAGGAGCGCTGGTTTGGCGTTCAGGCGGCTCGGGGCTAG
- a CDS encoding efflux RND transporter periplasmic adaptor subunit: MRRLLVPLPLLLLLVGCGPKQQRQPTAVQVQTIGTAEFNPSIDVISRLSSTTDVSLRPEADGRVVKILVKQGQKVKAGEPILVLDNVQQTAALDSAKAEARKDKLNAERYIFLNEQGAVSTKQRDAYVTQAIQSADRVRSDAATLGYKYVTSPIDGEIGDLDTVKLGDYVRKGQAITGIVDNTTLWTLMDVPATEASRVALNQDVLLRTQGNPPVEGSGKVVFISPYFGVSGSTSSPNTVLVKAAFPNLTGKLKTGQYVLNRIITGRQQALSVPVSAVLMQAQQPFVYRIVRLSEALAKIKASSTVPEKQKKRLASMPGSTPIVVQTLVQLGDLQHNRYPVRSGLKAGEQVVVSNTALLRTGLPVTIVPASKP, translated from the coding sequence GTGCGGCGCCTGTTGGTTCCCCTGCCATTGCTGTTGCTCTTGGTCGGATGCGGCCCCAAGCAACAGCGCCAGCCCACGGCGGTTCAGGTTCAAACGATTGGCACGGCTGAGTTCAATCCCTCGATTGACGTCATCAGCCGCCTGAGCTCCACCACGGATGTCTCGCTTCGGCCCGAGGCCGATGGTCGGGTGGTGAAGATCCTGGTGAAGCAGGGCCAGAAGGTGAAAGCGGGGGAGCCGATTCTGGTGCTCGACAACGTGCAGCAGACGGCGGCCCTGGACTCCGCGAAGGCCGAGGCACGCAAGGACAAGCTCAACGCCGAGCGCTACATCTTTTTGAATGAACAGGGCGCTGTTTCTACAAAACAGCGGGATGCCTACGTCACCCAGGCGATTCAAAGTGCGGACCGGGTGCGCTCTGATGCCGCCACCTTGGGATACAAGTACGTCACCTCACCCATCGATGGGGAGATCGGCGATCTCGACACGGTGAAGCTGGGCGACTACGTCAGGAAGGGGCAGGCGATTACCGGGATCGTTGATAACACCACCCTTTGGACGCTGATGGACGTTCCGGCGACCGAAGCGTCTCGCGTGGCGCTGAATCAGGACGTTCTGCTTCGCACCCAGGGCAACCCGCCGGTGGAGGGGAGCGGGAAGGTGGTGTTCATCTCTCCCTATTTCGGAGTCAGTGGGAGCACCTCGTCACCCAACACAGTTTTGGTCAAGGCGGCGTTCCCAAACCTCACCGGCAAGCTCAAGACAGGGCAATACGTCTTGAACCGGATCATTACCGGCCGTCAGCAGGCCCTCTCGGTGCCGGTCTCGGCGGTGTTGATGCAAGCCCAGCAGCCCTTCGTCTACCGGATCGTTCGTCTTTCGGAGGCCTTGGCCAAGATCAAAGCGTCCAGCACCGTTCCTGAAAAACAGAAAAAACGCCTGGCCTCCATGCCGGGCTCGACACCGATCGTTGTCCAGACCTTGGTTCAACTCGGCGATCTCCAGCACAACCGCTACCCCGTGCGCTCGGGTTTAAAGGCGGGGGAACAGGTGGTGGTGAGTAACACCGCCCTGCTGCGGACGGGTTTACCGGTGACCATCGTTCCGGCGAGCAAGCCCTAG